In Rhodanobacter denitrificans, the sequence CTGAAGAACGTGGCCCAGTCGGCCTCGGCGGCCAGTCGTGCCTCGCTGCGGAAGTCCTGCCACAGCGGAACCAGGTAGCGCACGCTCGACTCGGCGACGAATACGTCGCAGTCGAGGCTGCGCCGGCGCAGCGCCAGCTCCACCAGCGCCCAGCCGCTCAGCGTCATCAGGCTGACCAGGCTGCCGCCGAACGCGCAGCCCTTGTCGTTGACGTTCGGCGCCAAGGGCGCGCGCAGACTCAGGCGGTCGTCGCTGCAATCGGCCAGCTGCAGGTCCATCGCCCGGGCCAGCGGGATTTCGTCGCGGATGAAGCGGATCAGCTGCTGCGCGTGCAGCGTGGCGTCGTTGGTGGTACTCACGCGGTCGGCGGTTGCTGGGGAAGGAAAGCCAGACAGTGTAGGGCCGCCGCTACACTGGGGCCATGACAGTGGCCGGACGCGGTGCGCAGATGCAGCGACAACCCTCCCGAGACCAGCCGAACCTGCGCGGCCGCATCGTGGTGATCACCCGCCCGGCCGGCACCGCGTCGGCGCTGGCGCGCCGGGTGCGCGCGCTCGGCGGCGCGCCGCTGCTGCTGCCAGGCCTGAGCCTGCGCAGCGTGGCGGATACCGTGGCCGCGCGCCGTGACCTGCGCGTGGCGCTGGCGGCGGAGCTGATCGTCTTCACCAGCCCGGCCGCGGTGCGCCACGCCGCCGCCCTGTTGCCGCTGCGGACCAAGGCCGCGGTGCTGGCGGTGGGCCAGGGCACCGCGCGGGCCTTGCGCCGGCACGGCATCGCCACGCCGCTGGCGCCGCAGCGGCAGGACAGCGAGGGCCTGCTCGACCATCCCGGATTGCGCGAACTGCACGGTCGCCGGGTGGCGCTGATCGGCGCGCCCGGCGGCCGCGGCGTGCTGCGCGAACAGCTCGCCGCACGCGGTGCGCAATTGCAGGAAGTGCATGTCTACCGGCGGCTGCCGCCGCGGCTGGACCGGCGTCATGTCGAGGCGTTGCTGCGGTTGCCGAGTTCGGCGCGGGTGCTGCTGTCCAGCGCCGAGGCGCTGCACCACCTGCAGCAGTCGCTGCCGGCGGCGGCGTGGACGCGGCTGTGCGCGGCGATCGCGGTGGCCAGCAGCGAGCGGCTGGCGACGGCGGCGCGCGCGGCCGGCTTCGCCCGCATCG encodes:
- a CDS encoding YiiD C-terminal domain-containing protein; its protein translation is MSTTNDATLHAQQLIRFIRDEIPLARAMDLQLADCSDDRLSLRAPLAPNVNDKGCAFGGSLVSLMTLSGWALVELALRRRSLDCDVFVAESSVRYLVPLWQDFRSEARLAAEADWATFFSTLEARGKARIGVDCVVPDQHGAPACTLSARFVAKRRG
- a CDS encoding uroporphyrinogen-III synthase → MQRQPSRDQPNLRGRIVVITRPAGTASALARRVRALGGAPLLLPGLSLRSVADTVAARRDLRVALAAELIVFTSPAAVRHAAALLPLRTKAAVLAVGQGTARALRRHGIATPLAPQRQDSEGLLDHPGLRELHGRRVALIGAPGGRGVLREQLAARGAQLQEVHVYRRLPPRLDRRHVEALLRLPSSARVLLSSAEALHHLQQSLPAAAWTRLCAAIAVASSERLATAARAAGFARIVPAASALSADLLDAAARAG